One segment of Streptomyces sp. NBC_00576 DNA contains the following:
- a CDS encoding AAA family ATPase — MTVVTVGTEETRLVVLRGNSASGKSSVAAGIRDRFGRGLAVVGQDNLRRIVLRERDRPGAANIGLIGLIARYALDAGYHVVVEGILYADHYGDMLARLFADHRGPTHLYYLHVPFEQTLARHAAKPIANEVSEPQLRDWYRELDLLSGGTETVIGDDSTLKETIDRIMLDTGLADLPALDR, encoded by the coding sequence GTGACCGTCGTGACGGTGGGCACCGAAGAAACCCGGTTGGTCGTGCTGCGCGGCAACAGCGCGTCGGGGAAGTCGTCCGTCGCAGCCGGCATCCGCGACCGCTTCGGCCGCGGCCTGGCTGTTGTCGGCCAGGACAACCTGCGCCGGATCGTCCTGCGTGAGCGGGATCGGCCGGGCGCCGCGAACATCGGCCTGATCGGCCTGATCGCCCGCTACGCCTTGGACGCCGGATACCACGTAGTGGTCGAAGGGATTCTGTACGCCGACCACTATGGCGACATGCTCGCCCGACTGTTCGCTGATCACCGTGGCCCAACCCACCTCTACTACCTGCACGTACCGTTCGAGCAGACCCTCGCCCGCCACGCCGCCAAACCGATCGCGAACGAGGTCAGCGAGCCGCAGCTGCGGGACTGGTACCGGGAGCTCGATCTCCTGTCCGGAGGCACCGAGACCGTCATCGGCGACGACAGCACCCTGAAGGAGACCATCGACCGCATCATGCTCGACACCGGCCTGGCCGACCTTCCCGCACTCGATCGTTGA
- a CDS encoding MmyB family transcriptional regulator, translated as MRAEAGREPQDRALRELIGELSTISPEFRGQWAAHDVRIRHDGAKRLWHSEVGELELTYHSLDLPVSHRAMHDLTLYTAEPGTTSEDRLKLLASLAATRPQAAEPADQPRQAAPSSLAPRSGTGENRPPTP; from the coding sequence CTGCGCGCGGAAGCCGGACGCGAACCCCAGGACCGGGCCCTGCGCGAACTCATCGGCGAGCTGTCCACGATCAGTCCCGAGTTCCGCGGCCAGTGGGCCGCGCACGACGTCCGCATCCGCCACGACGGCGCCAAGCGGCTGTGGCACTCCGAGGTCGGCGAGCTGGAGCTGACCTACCATTCCCTGGACTTGCCCGTGTCCCACCGGGCCATGCACGACCTGACCCTCTACACCGCCGAACCCGGCACCACATCCGAAGACCGGCTCAAACTCCTGGCCAGCCTGGCAGCAACCCGGCCTCAGGCAGCAGAGCCCGCTGACCAGCCGCGCCAAGCTGCGCCGTCCTCGCTCGCACCCCGATCCGGCACCGGCGAAAACCGCCCACCCACGCCCTGA
- a CDS encoding transposase → MAALAACHGRQAFTEVTWREGSRGPMRSRFLALRVRPAGVRARRLAQAAATAEHSRWDGVLPEVTLLVEWPEDAEAPTGYWLSNLPATTAPAELVRLAKIRWRIEHDYRELKHGLGLDHFEGRSWTGWHHHVTLVTAAHAFLTEQHLAPKADTADSPSTRPSTPSRTC, encoded by the coding sequence GTGGCCGCGCTGGCGGCCTGCCATGGGCGGCAGGCGTTCACCGAGGTGACCTGGCGTGAAGGCTCACGCGGGCCGATGCGCTCGCGCTTTCTGGCACTGCGGGTGCGGCCGGCAGGGGTCCGGGCCCGCCGTCTGGCCCAGGCCGCCGCCACTGCAGAGCACAGCCGCTGGGACGGCGTCCTGCCCGAGGTGACGCTGCTGGTCGAATGGCCCGAGGACGCCGAAGCACCCACCGGCTACTGGCTGTCCAACCTGCCCGCCACCACCGCGCCGGCCGAACTGGTCCGCCTGGCCAAGATCCGCTGGCGCATCGAGCATGACTACCGGGAGCTCAAGCACGGCCTCGGCCTGGACCACTTCGAGGGACGTTCCTGGACCGGCTGGCATCACCACGTCACCCTGGTCACCGCCGCACACGCGTTCCTCACCGAACAGCACCTGGCCCCAAAAGCCGATACAGCGGACTCACCCTCTACCAGACCCTCGACGCCATCCAGGACCTGCTGA
- a CDS encoding MmyB family transcriptional regulator, giving the protein MLRREAGRNPQDQRMAHLVGELSLADDDFRRWWGDHHIASRTRGSKSLRHPIAGDLTLDWDALTCAGDPEQQLVVWTAEPDTLSHDALRLLASWTATTTDHSVADR; this is encoded by the coding sequence ATGCTCCGCAGGGAAGCCGGACGCAATCCCCAGGACCAGCGCATGGCGCATCTCGTCGGTGAACTGTCCCTGGCGGACGACGACTTCCGCCGCTGGTGGGGCGACCACCACATCGCCAGCCGCACCAGGGGAAGCAAATCGCTGCGCCACCCGATCGCGGGCGACCTCACCCTCGACTGGGATGCCCTGACCTGCGCCGGCGACCCCGAACAGCAACTCGTCGTCTGGACCGCCGAACCCGACACCCTCTCCCACGACGCCCTGCGCCTCCTCGCCTCCTGGACCGCAACCACAACCGACCACTCCGTGGCCGACCGGTAG
- a CDS encoding RHS repeat-associated core domain-containing protein: MAALVSKALLAGLLSVVAFAPTAAVALPSGDQPSVPSGKMDSPVPQVAEPSQTKPAKVTWPKAGRGTVALGSAPVKAAKGSVVSVRTARHSAKAKGAAARPAPSKVDVEVLGRAKAEAAGGLGLAVRLARRDGGRGAGAVELSIDYSGFAHAYGGDFASRLRLIRLPACAATNPKAKACRSGSYVPAKNDTDGQKLTATVEATPQTETYSGMAALAGPSVYALTTGSSSDKGDYRASTLSPTGKWDVSMGSGAFTYQVPIEVPEPPVGEAPDLALTYNSQSVDGRTSASNNQASWVGMGWDLNLGYIERRYKNCTQDGHPAFGDLCWDSPNSSADPNGAVYVININGMTTQLIQDNTGTGSFHMEDDPGWKVQKLNGGYGSDNTDEFWVITQQDGTRYYFGWGRSERSLARTSSVLTVPVVGDDAGEPCNSSYPNPCKQAWRWSLDRVVTPNEVENSYFYDKEQNYYRSVAAADKARSYDAGAYLSRIEYGWSSQTAGAQLPAKVEFQHVNRCVERMNEKDPLDSTPPDCPTIDGSPSSYPDVPVDLICDGPEDGESCAGKTYYPTFFQRGMLWDIKTYVRDNDAASWDLVMQYQMKYALMNPEGAIDGTLWLDYIQRRGYAGDDVTLPTINFNGVYLDNQVGGSLLNFRRVNKVFTDLGSSVAVTYGHASDGDVSRQCDAADLPSQSTNDSECFWQKWTPEGTTTEQTGWFKKFVVTQIVVDPGDLGDGDPAMTTTYEYDGAPGWRFTADPIAKDEDESWSEWRGYGKVLVTTGANSNRHSTYNWLYRGLDGDRTSKTDPSQTRTVKVTDSEGTQWTDSAWLAGKPLETSTRDSADKSQAREWHEYWMHNTAQYTGLPDARLVRESKTRTLEKVYDSTDTDLSTWREHIVENEYDDSETASTTFGLPMRVDDWGETGVSDNTCTEFGRAYNTDQLDATGTKRWMVYQDDERHYSVSCTTQAQDQAAGQDTLHQDQRTVTLLDGATTQSENDTKLTDGNATEVRTYTDATTYRTTKGNFDDAGRRTKTWDGKQNLTTTTYNPNTSWPINGITTTTPTPSGGTALTSTTYISRFFGEPWKTVDANGNISRVVYDALGRTIQVFKPTESANYPDGTPSMKFSYAVPVATSSTGVPDVATGAPAKVTTEILQSGTTFLKSVGYVDGLGRARETQMPAPSGTGRTVTVTRYDSSGNVAGTSAEFYNSQAAGSGMVNPAVSDIPAYNDLQVDWAGRTTLSQILVGNVAQAANRTVTSYGGADLTTVFPPVGEPKDTYTDVDGQTVKVVEHNGSESYTTEYEYTRSGGLKYVHDALGNTTHYTYNWAGDRLRTEDLDSGVSTNTYDANGSVETVTDGTTVLTHTYDQLNRQKSVSSGSTLLSEWKWDTATNGKGMLASTTSYAGGYGYVSTVGAYDARGRATSKTTVVPNDGSGFQGSYTFGYHYDANDQTTSVDYPAVGGLPAESVTTQRSAYGDPTKLSSALATYVSGVGYDDLGRTISRSYGTAGTGTSATRTFAYDDANGTGWLKNVTTNALTSGTTTKVQEDTYARNSAGTVTALREIVANQQQCYTYDGLQRLKGAWTTAATNCGTTPQSDFAGPDAYQHQYTYDRLGNIQSVTKATATETTVRDYKYPGYSADETTYTADQAHPHAVTSVTTPSGTDIYGYNDKGQLTTRTVGGVSSTLDWDPQQRLTKVTQKKQTGDEVSTYVYDVEGNVVMRTAKNEKVLYLDGQELHSTTAGTKASRYYALEKTAVAVRVADGTANGTLIWLMSDTQSSTQLMVAQATGAVTRRRYLPFGEQRGATALPSATDRGFLGKSEDDSTGLSLLGARLYDPGLGRFLSPDPLATPYLPQSLNGYSYSVNNPIAYSDPSGLFFDLLFGGSFWRTLWNSRHNAAVMLRAMAVRFYDLSHGNGHGAVTTSRKANAIKHGSYNSINIKKESLKKTGYADLIYWTDKKVYVWEIKHQQSANYKSSRPSAESTGPAQLKNYIKYLTKQLRAKGDKRQVVAGFAFPLAQSAPSIKGDELITVRSSSKAAGIEVYTYTKVKKIDKPSPSPFPQPNPTTVPERVPQPANPYQPAPGATQLAPLPGAETNNEWGWDWGTVTTPDTSTSGALATVAFLTALFLSPA; encoded by the coding sequence GTGGCTGCCCTGGTCAGCAAGGCATTGCTGGCCGGGCTTTTGTCGGTCGTGGCGTTCGCGCCCACGGCGGCGGTGGCGTTGCCGAGTGGCGACCAGCCGAGCGTGCCGAGCGGAAAAATGGACAGCCCGGTGCCGCAGGTGGCCGAGCCGTCCCAGACGAAACCGGCGAAGGTGACCTGGCCCAAGGCGGGCCGTGGCACCGTGGCGCTGGGATCCGCGCCGGTCAAGGCGGCCAAGGGATCGGTTGTGTCGGTCCGTACGGCCCGGCACTCCGCGAAGGCCAAGGGCGCGGCAGCGCGCCCCGCGCCCTCCAAGGTCGACGTCGAGGTGCTGGGGCGCGCGAAGGCCGAGGCCGCCGGCGGTCTGGGACTCGCGGTGCGGCTCGCGCGCCGGGACGGCGGGCGGGGGGCCGGGGCGGTGGAACTCTCCATCGACTACTCGGGCTTCGCCCACGCCTACGGCGGCGACTTCGCCTCCCGGCTGCGTCTGATCAGGCTGCCGGCCTGCGCGGCAACCAACCCGAAGGCGAAGGCCTGCCGAAGCGGCAGCTACGTACCCGCGAAGAACGACACGGACGGTCAGAAGCTGACGGCGACGGTCGAGGCCACGCCGCAGACCGAGACGTACTCCGGCATGGCGGCCCTCGCGGGGCCCTCCGTCTACGCGCTGACCACGGGTTCATCGTCCGACAAGGGCGACTACCGGGCGAGCACGCTGTCGCCCACGGGCAAGTGGGACGTGTCGATGGGCTCGGGCGCGTTCACCTACCAGGTGCCGATCGAGGTGCCCGAACCCCCGGTGGGTGAGGCCCCGGACCTTGCGCTGACCTACAACTCCCAGTCGGTGGACGGCCGTACGTCGGCCTCCAACAACCAGGCCTCTTGGGTGGGGATGGGCTGGGACCTGAACCTCGGCTACATCGAGCGCCGCTACAAGAACTGCACCCAGGACGGGCACCCGGCCTTCGGCGACCTGTGCTGGGATTCGCCGAACTCGTCGGCGGACCCGAACGGCGCCGTGTACGTCATCAACATCAACGGGATGACGACGCAGCTCATCCAGGACAACACCGGCACCGGCTCCTTCCACATGGAGGACGATCCCGGCTGGAAGGTGCAGAAGCTCAACGGCGGCTACGGCTCGGACAACACCGACGAGTTCTGGGTGATCACCCAGCAGGACGGCACCCGCTACTACTTCGGCTGGGGCCGCTCCGAGCGCTCGCTCGCCAGGACGAGCTCGGTACTGACCGTCCCCGTCGTCGGTGACGACGCGGGCGAGCCCTGCAACAGCTCGTACCCCAACCCCTGCAAGCAGGCCTGGCGTTGGAGCCTGGACCGGGTGGTGACACCGAACGAGGTCGAGAACTCCTACTTCTACGACAAGGAGCAGAACTACTACCGTTCGGTGGCCGCGGCCGACAAGGCCCGCTCCTACGACGCGGGCGCGTACCTGAGCCGGATCGAGTACGGCTGGTCCTCGCAGACCGCGGGCGCCCAGCTTCCTGCCAAGGTGGAGTTCCAGCACGTCAACCGCTGTGTCGAGCGGATGAACGAAAAGGACCCGCTGGACAGCACCCCACCGGACTGCCCGACCATCGACGGGTCCCCCTCGTCGTACCCGGACGTGCCGGTCGACCTCATCTGCGACGGCCCGGAGGACGGCGAGTCCTGCGCGGGAAAGACCTACTACCCCACGTTCTTCCAGCGCGGAATGCTCTGGGACATCAAGACGTACGTCCGCGACAACGACGCGGCGAGCTGGGACCTGGTCATGCAGTACCAGATGAAGTACGCGCTGATGAATCCCGAGGGGGCCATCGACGGCACGCTCTGGCTCGACTACATCCAGCGTCGCGGCTACGCGGGGGACGACGTCACCCTGCCGACCATCAACTTCAACGGTGTGTACCTGGACAACCAGGTCGGCGGCTCGTTGCTGAACTTCCGCCGGGTCAACAAGGTCTTCACCGACCTGGGCTCCAGTGTGGCCGTCACCTACGGGCACGCCTCCGACGGTGACGTCTCCCGGCAGTGCGACGCCGCCGACCTGCCCTCCCAGTCGACCAACGACTCCGAGTGCTTCTGGCAGAAGTGGACGCCGGAGGGCACGACGACCGAGCAGACCGGCTGGTTCAAGAAGTTCGTCGTGACGCAGATCGTGGTGGACCCCGGCGATCTCGGGGACGGCGATCCCGCGATGACCACGACGTACGAGTACGACGGCGCCCCGGGCTGGCGGTTCACGGCCGACCCGATCGCCAAGGACGAGGACGAGTCCTGGTCGGAGTGGCGCGGCTACGGCAAGGTGCTCGTCACCACCGGCGCCAACTCCAACAGGCACTCCACCTACAACTGGCTGTACCGGGGCCTGGACGGCGACCGCACCTCCAAGACGGACCCCTCGCAGACCCGGACGGTGAAGGTCACCGACTCCGAGGGCACCCAGTGGACCGACTCCGCGTGGCTGGCGGGCAAGCCGCTGGAGACCTCCACGCGCGACAGCGCGGACAAGTCGCAGGCGAGGGAGTGGCACGAGTACTGGATGCACAACACCGCCCAGTACACGGGCCTCCCGGACGCCCGCTTGGTGCGGGAGAGCAAGACGCGCACGCTGGAGAAGGTCTACGACTCCACCGACACGGACCTGTCGACCTGGCGCGAGCACATCGTCGAGAACGAGTACGACGACAGTGAGACGGCCTCCACCACCTTCGGCCTGCCGATGCGCGTGGACGACTGGGGCGAGACCGGCGTCTCCGACAACACGTGCACCGAGTTCGGGCGGGCCTACAACACCGACCAGCTCGACGCGACCGGCACCAAGCGGTGGATGGTGTACCAGGACGACGAACGCCACTACTCCGTCTCCTGCACCACCCAGGCCCAGGACCAGGCGGCCGGGCAGGACACCCTGCACCAGGACCAGAGGACCGTCACGCTCCTCGACGGCGCCACGACCCAGTCCGAGAACGACACCAAGCTGACCGACGGCAACGCCACCGAGGTCCGCACCTACACCGACGCCACCACCTACCGCACCACCAAGGGCAACTTCGACGACGCCGGGCGCCGGACCAAGACCTGGGACGGCAAGCAGAACCTGACAACCACCACCTACAACCCGAACACGTCCTGGCCGATCAACGGCATCACCACCACGACCCCGACCCCGAGCGGGGGAACGGCACTCACCTCGACCACGTACATCTCCCGGTTCTTCGGGGAACCGTGGAAGACCGTCGACGCCAACGGCAACATCAGCCGGGTCGTCTACGACGCGCTCGGCCGCACCATCCAGGTCTTCAAGCCGACCGAGTCCGCCAACTACCCCGACGGCACCCCGTCGATGAAGTTCTCCTACGCGGTCCCGGTCGCCACGTCCTCCACGGGTGTGCCCGACGTGGCGACCGGCGCGCCGGCGAAGGTGACCACCGAGATCCTCCAGTCCGGCACCACCTTCCTGAAATCGGTCGGCTACGTCGACGGCCTCGGCCGGGCGCGGGAGACACAGATGCCCGCGCCGTCGGGCACGGGCCGCACGGTCACCGTGACCCGCTACGACTCGTCGGGCAATGTCGCCGGCACGTCGGCGGAGTTCTACAACAGCCAGGCGGCCGGCTCCGGCATGGTCAATCCGGCCGTCTCCGACATCCCGGCCTACAACGACCTGCAGGTGGACTGGGCCGGGCGCACCACGCTGTCGCAGATCCTGGTCGGTAACGTCGCGCAGGCGGCGAACAGGACCGTGACCAGCTACGGCGGCGCGGACCTCACTACCGTCTTCCCGCCGGTGGGGGAGCCCAAGGACACCTATACCGATGTCGACGGCCAGACCGTCAAGGTGGTCGAGCACAACGGCTCGGAGTCCTACACCACGGAGTACGAGTACACGCGCAGCGGTGGTCTGAAGTATGTCCACGACGCGTTGGGCAACACCACCCACTACACCTACAACTGGGCGGGAGATCGTCTCAGGACCGAGGATCTCGACAGTGGCGTCAGCACGAACACGTACGACGCCAACGGCAGCGTCGAGACCGTCACGGACGGCACCACCGTCCTCACGCACACGTATGACCAGTTGAACCGCCAGAAGTCGGTCTCCTCGGGTTCCACGTTGCTGAGCGAGTGGAAGTGGGACACCGCCACCAACGGCAAGGGAATGCTGGCCTCGACCACCTCGTACGCGGGCGGCTACGGCTATGTGTCGACGGTGGGCGCCTATGACGCGCGCGGCCGGGCCACGTCCAAGACGACGGTCGTCCCCAACGACGGCAGCGGTTTCCAGGGCAGCTACACCTTCGGCTACCACTACGACGCCAACGACCAGACGACCTCGGTCGACTACCCGGCGGTCGGCGGACTGCCCGCGGAGTCCGTCACCACCCAGCGCTCGGCCTACGGCGACCCGACCAAGCTGTCCAGCGCACTGGCCACCTATGTGTCCGGGGTCGGGTACGACGACCTCGGCCGTACGATCTCCCGCTCGTACGGCACAGCGGGCACCGGCACCAGTGCGACCCGCACCTTCGCCTACGACGACGCCAACGGCACCGGCTGGCTGAAGAACGTCACCACCAACGCGCTCACCTCGGGCACCACCACCAAGGTTCAGGAGGACACCTACGCCCGCAACAGCGCGGGAACCGTCACCGCGCTGCGCGAGATCGTCGCGAACCAGCAGCAGTGCTACACCTACGACGGCCTCCAGCGGCTGAAGGGGGCCTGGACCACGGCAGCCACGAACTGCGGCACCACACCGCAGTCGGACTTCGCCGGTCCCGACGCCTACCAGCACCAGTACACCTACGACCGGCTCGGCAACATCCAGTCCGTCACCAAGGCCACGGCGACGGAGACGACGGTCAGGGACTACAAGTACCCGGGCTACAGCGCCGACGAGACGACCTACACGGCCGACCAGGCGCACCCGCACGCGGTCACGTCCGTCACCACGCCGTCGGGCACGGACATCTACGGCTACAACGACAAGGGCCAGCTGACCACGCGCACCGTCGGCGGAGTGAGCTCCACCCTGGACTGGGACCCGCAGCAACGGCTGACCAAGGTCACGCAGAAGAAGCAGACCGGCGACGAGGTGTCGACGTACGTCTACGACGTCGAGGGTAACGTCGTCATGCGCACCGCCAAGAACGAGAAGGTGCTGTACCTGGACGGCCAGGAACTGCATTCCACCACCGCCGGAACCAAGGCCAGCCGCTACTACGCGCTGGAGAAGACGGCGGTGGCCGTGCGCGTGGCGGACGGCACCGCCAACGGCACGCTCATCTGGCTGATGTCCGACACACAGAGCTCCACCCAGCTGATGGTGGCGCAGGCGACGGGCGCGGTCACCAGGCGGCGTTACCTGCCGTTCGGCGAACAGCGCGGCGCCACCGCACTGCCCTCGGCCACCGACCGGGGCTTCCTCGGCAAGTCCGAGGACGACTCCACCGGCCTCTCCCTCCTCGGGGCGAGGCTCTACGACCCGGGTCTGGGCCGCTTCCTGTCCCCCGACCCACTGGCGACGCCGTATCTGCCGCAGAGCCTCAACGGCTACAGCTACAGCGTCAACAACCCCATCGCGTACAGCGACCCGTCCGGACTGTTCTTCGACCTCCTGTTCGGCGGCAGCTTCTGGCGCACGCTGTGGAATTCCCGCCACAACGCGGCGGTGATGCTGAGAGCCATGGCGGTTCGCTTCTACGACCTCTCCCACGGCAACGGCCACGGGGCCGTGACCACGAGCCGCAAGGCGAATGCCATCAAGCACGGCTCGTACAACAGCATCAACATCAAGAAAGAATCCCTGAAGAAGACCGGGTACGCGGACCTCATCTACTGGACGGACAAGAAGGTCTACGTCTGGGAGATCAAGCACCAGCAATCGGCCAACTACAAGTCGTCGAGACCGTCGGCGGAATCCACCGGGCCCGCGCAGCTCAAGAACTACATCAAGTATCTGACCAAACAGCTGCGGGCGAAGGGGGACAAGAGGCAGGTCGTCGCCGGTTTCGCATTCCCGCTGGCGCAGTCGGCTCCCAGCATCAAGGGCGATGAACTCATCACCGTCCGCTCGTCGTCGAAAGCCGCGGGAATCGAGGTGTACACGTACACGAAGGTGAAGAAGATCGACAAACCCTCGCCGTCGCCGTTCCCGCAGCCGAATCCGACGACCGTCCCGGAAAGGGTGCCCCAGCCCGCGAATCCGTACCAGCCGGCACCAGGCGCGACGCAGCTCGCCCCGCTGCCGGGAGCGGAGACCAACAACGAGTGGGGCTGGGACTGGGGGACGGTGACGACGCCGGACACCAGCACCAGCGGGGCGCTCGCGACGGTGGCCTTCCTGACCGCGCTGTTCCTGAGCCCGGCTTGA
- a CDS encoding phospholipase D-like domain-containing protein encodes MRSASRHGSSRLAAALFSVSLVAGLQLGLADSASAAVTAGPVFNKPTGTVAEQQAIRTQLLDYINQSPSGSSIKASVYHFWDTELAQAIADARARGVDIQLMLDESDVSDNVDDPTYPILTAALGTDLTKSSFVGLCPVNKSCLGEPSQGASINHNKFWLFSQLDGAYDVVVQTSSNLTPSSYSRFWNDAYVLPNNVTIYTAYSNYFGKLVGQDWANWQYSSTTSSPYKAYFFPRPADDPSPGDTITGVLDNVTCTYTENGTTKHTKVRVGMFKLTRLPVAQKLVALKTAGCTVDIVYSQTDSGSSSGTWETLHASGGPTLRCYNWDDDNDPATASRIIHSKYLLIEGKYDGATGQKVLWTGSHNYTGPALTKNDEALLKVDVDADHDAYVTDFNAVKAAAVPGTADNTNACKGIISTPET; translated from the coding sequence GTGCGCTCAGCATCACGCCATGGTTCAAGCCGTCTCGCCGCGGCTCTCTTCTCGGTCTCGCTCGTCGCGGGCCTGCAACTCGGCCTGGCGGACAGCGCGTCCGCGGCCGTCACGGCGGGCCCGGTCTTCAACAAGCCGACCGGCACCGTGGCCGAGCAGCAGGCGATACGTACACAACTGCTCGACTACATCAACCAGTCACCGTCGGGCTCGTCCATCAAGGCCTCGGTCTACCACTTCTGGGACACGGAGCTGGCCCAGGCCATCGCGGACGCCCGCGCCCGCGGCGTCGACATCCAGCTGATGCTGGACGAGAGCGACGTCAGCGACAACGTCGACGACCCGACGTACCCGATCCTGACGGCCGCGCTCGGCACCGACCTCACGAAGAGCTCGTTCGTCGGACTGTGCCCCGTCAACAAGTCATGTCTGGGTGAGCCTTCACAGGGCGCCTCCATCAACCACAACAAGTTCTGGCTGTTCTCACAGCTCGACGGAGCGTACGACGTCGTGGTGCAGACCTCGTCGAACCTGACGCCGTCCAGCTACAGCCGGTTCTGGAACGACGCCTACGTCCTGCCGAACAACGTGACGATCTACACGGCGTACAGCAACTACTTCGGCAAACTCGTGGGCCAGGACTGGGCCAACTGGCAGTACAGCTCGACCACCAGCAGCCCCTACAAGGCCTACTTCTTCCCGCGTCCGGCGGACGATCCGTCACCGGGCGACACCATCACCGGCGTCCTCGACAACGTGACCTGCACCTACACCGAAAACGGCACCACCAAGCACACCAAGGTGCGGGTCGGGATGTTCAAGCTCACCCGGCTCCCGGTGGCGCAGAAGCTGGTCGCGCTCAAGACCGCCGGCTGCACGGTCGACATCGTCTATTCACAGACCGACAGCGGTTCCTCCAGCGGCACTTGGGAGACCCTGCACGCCTCGGGCGGCCCCACGCTGCGCTGCTACAACTGGGACGACGACAACGACCCGGCCACCGCCTCGCGCATCATCCACTCCAAGTACCTGCTGATCGAGGGCAAGTACGACGGCGCGACGGGGCAGAAGGTCCTGTGGACCGGCAGCCACAACTACACCGGCCCTGCCCTCACCAAGAACGACGAGGCGCTCCTCAAGGTCGACGTCGACGCCGACCACGACGCCTACGTCACGGACTTCAACGCGGTGAAGGCCGCCGCCGTGCCCGGCACCGCCGACAACACGAACGCCTGCAAGGGGATCATCAGCACGCCCGAGACCTGA
- a CDS encoding transposase — protein sequence MHAVSDTASCPLQWRLFVPQEWADDAVRRQKTGIPQEAGHREKWRLALDILDELAGWGLVPPVVVADAGYGQNADFRDGLNGRGIGYVVAVRSDVTVHPHDVRPTAPAWSGNGRRPATATSRPRWPRWRPAMGGRRSPR from the coding sequence GTGCACGCGGTCTCCGACACCGCTTCCTGTCCGCTGCAGTGGCGGTTGTTCGTGCCGCAGGAGTGGGCGGACGATGCCGTGCGGCGGCAGAAGACCGGGATACCGCAGGAGGCCGGGCACCGGGAGAAATGGCGCCTGGCCCTGGACATCCTCGACGAGCTGGCCGGGTGGGGGCTGGTGCCGCCGGTGGTGGTGGCCGACGCCGGCTACGGGCAGAACGCCGACTTCCGCGACGGCCTGAACGGCAGGGGCATCGGCTATGTCGTGGCGGTCCGTTCGGACGTGACGGTCCACCCGCACGACGTGCGGCCCACCGCCCCGGCCTGGTCCGGGAACGGCCGCAGGCCCGCTACCGCGACAAGCCGTCCTCGGTGGCCGCGCTGGCGGCCTGCCATGGGCGGCAGGCGTTCACCGAGGTGA
- a CDS encoding transposase family protein, which translates to MSVLLVCACAAVSGAKSLDEIAEFAERATNTLLATLGIRRHLLGWRRSPKPVTIGRVLMALDGDALD; encoded by the coding sequence GTGTCGGTCCTGCTGGTGTGTGCCTGCGCGGCCGTGTCCGGCGCGAAGAGTCTTGACGAGATCGCCGAGTTCGCCGAGCGGGCCACGAACACCCTGCTGGCAACCCTCGGGATCCGCCGTCACCTGCTCGGCTGGCGGCGCAGCCCGAAGCCGGTCACCATCGGACGCGTCCTCATGGCGCTCGACGGTGACGCCTTGGACTAG